Proteins co-encoded in one Hymenobacter swuensis DY53 genomic window:
- the purF gene encoding amidophosphoribosyltransferase: MCGIVGFYGPDDVAHDIVFGLTALQHRGQDAAGIATFDDNFHLCKGNGLISDVFRPKQLKKLKGNIGIGHARYTTQGSGDAELAQPFTTSYPFGLSMVHNGNVINFRSAAKRLHEKYHVLPKTSNDLELIMYTFASELRLKNLDNLSVIDIFDAVETTQELVKGAYATITIIAGHGLLAFNDPLGIRPLVLGRRETERGPVFAFASESTCFDYLGFEFVENVGPGQAVFIDKDFKVHHKNPQEQPKNFCVFEHIYFAREDSTIHGRLVARERVRLGKMLAKKVIESGIQPDMVIDVPSSGYFSASGLAEAIGVPYRRALVKNNHMGRSFIVSSQAGREDIVKKKLNPIREFVEGKKVAVVDDSIVRGTTSRRIVRILREAGAAEVYFISSAPPIIAPCIYGIDMAMSTELIAANYTEEEICRYIEADKVIYQSVEDLQALFSEEKGHGGSCFACFTGQYPTGDVTKYLRHIQEERQSHRTDKKGPDVIPSVSAKAPEPTEH; this comes from the coding sequence ATGTGCGGAATAGTAGGTTTTTACGGTCCTGATGATGTTGCGCACGATATCGTGTTCGGCCTCACCGCGCTCCAGCACCGCGGCCAGGATGCCGCCGGCATTGCCACCTTCGACGACAACTTCCACCTCTGCAAGGGCAACGGGCTCATCTCCGATGTGTTCCGCCCCAAGCAGCTCAAGAAGCTGAAGGGCAACATCGGCATCGGGCACGCCCGCTACACCACCCAGGGCTCCGGTGATGCCGAGCTGGCGCAGCCGTTTACCACCAGCTACCCGTTTGGGCTGTCGATGGTGCACAACGGCAACGTCATCAACTTCCGCTCGGCCGCCAAGCGCCTGCATGAGAAGTACCACGTGCTGCCCAAAACCAGCAACGACCTGGAGCTGATCATGTACACCTTCGCCTCGGAGCTGCGCCTGAAAAACCTCGACAACCTCTCGGTTATCGACATTTTCGACGCCGTGGAGACGACGCAGGAGCTGGTGAAGGGGGCCTACGCGACTATCACCATCATTGCCGGCCACGGCCTGCTGGCCTTCAACGATCCGCTGGGCATCCGGCCGCTGGTGCTGGGCCGCCGCGAAACCGAGCGCGGCCCCGTCTTCGCCTTCGCCTCCGAAAGCACCTGCTTTGATTACTTAGGCTTTGAGTTCGTGGAAAACGTAGGCCCGGGTCAGGCGGTGTTCATCGACAAGGATTTCAAGGTGCACCACAAAAACCCGCAGGAGCAGCCGAAGAACTTCTGCGTGTTCGAGCACATCTACTTCGCCCGCGAGGATTCCACCATTCATGGCCGGCTGGTGGCCCGTGAGCGGGTGCGGCTGGGCAAGATGCTGGCCAAGAAGGTTATCGAGTCGGGTATTCAGCCGGATATGGTGATTGACGTGCCGTCGTCGGGCTACTTCTCGGCGTCGGGGCTGGCCGAGGCCATTGGCGTGCCCTACCGCCGGGCGCTGGTGAAGAACAACCACATGGGCCGCTCTTTCATTGTGAGCAGCCAAGCTGGCCGCGAGGACATCGTCAAGAAAAAGCTCAACCCCATCCGCGAGTTTGTGGAAGGCAAAAAAGTGGCCGTGGTCGATGACAGCATCGTGCGCGGCACCACGTCGCGGCGCATCGTGCGCATTCTGCGCGAAGCCGGGGCCGCCGAGGTGTACTTCATCAGCAGCGCCCCGCCCATCATTGCGCCCTGCATCTATGGCATCGACATGGCCATGAGCACCGAGCTGATTGCGGCCAACTACACGGAGGAGGAAATCTGCCGTTACATTGAGGCCGACAAGGTGATTTACCAGTCGGTGGAGGACTTGCAGGCGCTGTTTTCCGAAGAGAAAGGCCACGGCGGCAGCTGCTTCGCCTGCTTCACCGGCCAGTACCCGACAGGCGACGTGACCAAGTACCTGCGCCACATCCAGGAAGAACGCCAAAGCCACCGCACCGACAAAAAAGGCCCCGACGTCATTCCGTCCGTGAGTGCAAAAGCCCCCGAGCCGACTGAGCATTAG
- the purN gene encoding phosphoribosylglycinamide formyltransferase — translation MQATGNHSTRKARLAILLSGRGSNMVALVNAVQHGVLQELAEVAVVFSNVPDAPGLATAAALGCPTASRSSQGRKRAEFDAEVVDVLRQYQPDYVVLAGYMRILSPTFIRAFAGRILNIHPADTHQHQGLHAYEWAFDNRLPETKITVHLVDEGLDTGPILAQHPVNLRGADTLAEVERRGLAVEHRVYAETLAQLIKQQLAPTTVSAAAAATVHSTPLSSGSPSLQERGPGGEANR, via the coding sequence TTGCAGGCAACTGGTAACCATAGCACCCGCAAAGCGCGCCTGGCCATTCTGCTGTCGGGCCGGGGCTCCAACATGGTGGCCCTGGTAAACGCCGTGCAACACGGCGTGCTGCAGGAGCTGGCCGAAGTAGCCGTGGTATTCAGCAACGTGCCCGACGCGCCCGGGCTGGCCACGGCCGCCGCGCTGGGCTGCCCCACCGCCAGCCGCAGCAGCCAGGGCCGCAAGCGGGCCGAGTTCGACGCCGAGGTGGTGGACGTGCTGCGCCAATATCAGCCCGATTACGTGGTGCTGGCCGGCTACATGCGCATTCTGTCGCCCACGTTTATCCGGGCGTTTGCGGGCCGCATCCTCAACATTCACCCCGCCGACACGCACCAGCACCAGGGCCTGCACGCCTACGAGTGGGCCTTCGACAACCGCCTGCCCGAAACCAAAATCACGGTGCATTTGGTGGACGAAGGCCTCGATACCGGCCCCATCCTGGCCCAGCACCCGGTGAACCTGCGCGGAGCCGACACCCTGGCTGAAGTGGAGCGCCGCGGCCTGGCCGTGGAGCACCGCGTGTACGCCGAAACCCTGGCGCAGCTCATCAAGCAGCAACTGGCCCCAACAACAGTTTCTGCAGCGGCTGCGGCCACCGTTCATTCAACGCCATTGTCGTCTGGCTCCCCCTCTCTGCAGGAGAGGGGGCCGGGGGGTGAGGCGAATCGTTAG
- the purD gene encoding phosphoribosylamine--glycine ligase — protein sequence MTNSKPIVLLGGGGREHAMAWKLARDGATVHVLPGNAGIPNSHPEISATDFPAIKTFCEENGVKLVVVGPEAPLAAGVTDFFQGSDIRVFGPGRAGATLESSKVWSKDFMRRHGVATALSWQFRSDKMEAARAKAAELNGDVVVKFDGLAAGKGVYVCSSVEEAHAALDDLARLHSGWFSFLLEEKLTGPEISIIGITDGNRIRLLSPSQDHKQLLAGDQGPNTGGMGAYCPVPFADDNVLAAIRTDIVDPTLRGLQNEQFDFNGFLYFGIMLTPQGPKLLEYNTRLGDPEAEVLLPALESSLLELIEATLDGTLQQTVVRQRRGHYVGVVLASGGYPAASFPTGFPITGLDQLHPSILAFHGATKRTETGELVTNGGRVLVLVGHGEELEDAVQHVYREAEKVNFQDVYIRTDIGQRPEPTLAGNW from the coding sequence AACACGCCATGGCGTGGAAGCTGGCCCGCGACGGCGCCACCGTGCACGTGCTGCCCGGCAACGCCGGCATCCCCAACAGCCACCCCGAAATCAGCGCCACTGACTTCCCGGCCATCAAAACCTTTTGCGAAGAAAATGGCGTGAAGCTGGTGGTGGTAGGCCCAGAGGCCCCGCTGGCGGCGGGCGTAACCGACTTCTTCCAGGGCTCCGATATCCGGGTGTTTGGGCCGGGTCGGGCGGGGGCTACGTTGGAAAGCTCCAAGGTGTGGAGCAAGGATTTCATGCGTCGCCACGGCGTGGCGACGGCCCTGTCGTGGCAGTTCCGCAGCGACAAGATGGAAGCCGCCCGCGCCAAAGCCGCCGAGCTGAACGGCGACGTGGTGGTGAAGTTTGACGGGCTGGCCGCCGGCAAAGGCGTGTACGTGTGCTCCTCGGTAGAAGAAGCCCACGCCGCCCTCGATGATTTGGCCCGCCTGCACAGCGGCTGGTTTAGCTTCTTGCTTGAAGAAAAGCTCACCGGCCCCGAAATCAGCATCATTGGCATCACCGACGGCAACCGCATCCGGCTGCTCAGCCCCTCCCAGGACCACAAGCAGCTGCTGGCCGGCGACCAGGGCCCCAACACCGGCGGCATGGGTGCCTACTGCCCCGTCCCGTTCGCCGACGACAACGTGCTGGCCGCCATCCGCACCGATATTGTGGACCCCACGCTGCGCGGGCTGCAAAACGAGCAGTTCGATTTCAACGGCTTCCTGTACTTTGGCATCATGCTCACGCCCCAGGGCCCGAAACTGCTGGAATACAACACCCGCCTCGGCGACCCCGAAGCCGAAGTGCTACTGCCCGCCCTGGAGAGCAGCCTGCTGGAGCTGATTGAGGCCACCCTCGATGGCACGCTGCAGCAAACGGTAGTGCGCCAGCGGCGCGGCCACTACGTGGGCGTGGTGCTGGCTTCGGGCGGTTACCCCGCCGCCAGCTTCCCAACCGGCTTCCCCATCACCGGCCTCGACCAGCTGCACCCCAGCATCCTGGCTTTCCACGGCGCCACCAAGCGCACCGAAACCGGCGAGCTGGTAACCAACGGCGGCCGGGTGCTGGTGCTGGTGGGCCACGGCGAGGAGCTGGAGGACGCCGTACAGCACGTGTACCGCGAGGCAGAAAAAGTGAACTTCCAGGATGTGTACATCCGCACCGACATCGGCCAGCGGCCGGAACCGACCCTTGCAGGCAACTGGTAA